One window of the Eschrichtius robustus isolate mEscRob2 chromosome X, mEscRob2.pri, whole genome shotgun sequence genome contains the following:
- the GPKOW gene encoding G-patch domain and KOW motifs-containing protein isoform X1 gives MADAKDGVLRPAGAFSAPISFSFNRTSARRRLAGDAAPEKDFLKTEKGRELQSVQPSEAPKELVIPLIQNGHLRQPPTQAPGPSTHTEVLVDGMLSQAVKELIEESTKSLEERENAGVDPTLAIPMIQKGCTPNGEGADSEPQAETVPEEADYEAVPVEAYGLAMLRGMGWKPGEGIGRTFNQVVKPRVNSLRPRGLGLGANLTEVQALAPTGPHHLLRPDEEPEKDKEDQPQGLAPGGAVAVLSGPHRGLYGKVEGLDPDNARAMVRLAVGSRMVTVSEYCLRPVSQQEFDKNSLDPSQVSKTSPRQQNGTTSSWKALQHQDLHVRQEDSARKRKHHPDRQDAPAAKSEKAAPRSQHWLHRDLRVRFVDKLHKGGQYYNTKMTIEDVLSPDTCVCRTDEGQVLEGLREDMLETLVPKVQGKRVMVVLGPWAGRVGRLLDRDREQSRALVQLQRESRVVELHYDAICQYVGPSDSED, from the exons atggCGGACGCCAAAGATGGTGTTTTGCGGCCTGCGGGAGCCTTCAGTGCCCCAATTTCATTCAGCTTCAATCGCACGTCCGCCCGGAGACGGCTGGCGGGAGACGCGGCTCCGGAGAAGGATTTCTTGAAGACCGAGAAAGGGAGGGAGCTGCAGAG TGTGCAGCCCTCAGAAGCCCCCAAGGAACTTGTCATCCCGTTGATCCAGAATGGCCATCTCAGGCAGCCACCGACCCAGGCCCCTGGGCCATCCACACATACGGAGGTCTTGGTGGATGGGATGCTGTCCCAGGCTGTGAAGGAGCTCATTGAGG AATCCACGAAGTctctggaggagagagagaatgcagGTGTCGACCCCACGCTCGCTATCCCCATGATCCAGAAAGGATGCACCCCCAACGGGGAAGGGGCAGACAGCGAACCCCAGGCTGAGACA GTGCCGGAGGAGGCTGATTATGAGGCAGTCCCTGTAGAGGCCTATGGGCTGGCCATGCTGCGGGGCATGGGCTGGAAACCTGGCGAGGGCATCGGCCGTACCTTCAATCA AGTGGTGAAGCCCCGTGTCAACTCACTGAGGCCCAGGGGGTTAGGGCTGGGCGCCAACCTGACTGAGGTCCAGGCCCTGGCCCCCACCGGCCCCCACCACCTGCTGAGGCCAGATGAGGAGCCAGAGAAGGATAAGGAAGACCAGCCTCAGGGACTGGCGCCTGGAGGAGCTGTGGCGGTCCTTTCTGGCCCTCACCGAGGCCTCTATGGGAAG GTGGAAGGCCTCGATCCTGACAATGCTCGGGCCATGGTCCGTCTGGCTGTGGGGAGCCGCATGGTGACAGTTAGTGAGTACTGCCTGCGGCCTGTCTCCCAGCAGGAGTTTGACAAGAACTCCTTGGATCCGA GCCAGGTGAGCAAAACTTCCCCAAGGCAACAGAACGGAACAACCTCGTCATGGAAGGCCCTTCAGCATCAGGACCTCCACGTCCGGCAGGAGGACTCAGCGAGGAAGCGGAAACACCATCCAGACCG ACAGGATGCGCCTGCAGCCAAGAGTGAGAAAGCAGCTCCCAGGAGTCAGCACTGGCTGCACAGGGACCTGCGTGTGCGGTTTGTGGACAAGCTGCACAAGGGTGGCCAGTATTACAACACCAAG ATGACAATCGAAGATGTCCTGAGCCCAGATACCTGTGTGTGTCGGACAGATGAAGGCCAGGTCCTGGAAG GCCTGAGGGAAGACATGCTGGAGACCCTGGTCCCCAAGGTCCAGGGCAAGCGGGTGATGGTGGTTCTGGGGCCATGGGCTGGAAGG GTGGGCCGCCTGCTGGACCGGGACAGAGAGCAGAGCCGGGCTCTTGTGCAGCTGCAGAGAGAGAGTCGGGTGGTGGAGCTTCACTATGATGCCATCTGCCAGTACGTGGGCCCCAGCGACTCGGAGGACTGA
- the GPKOW gene encoding G-patch domain and KOW motifs-containing protein isoform X2 → MADAKDGVLRPAGAFSAPISFSFNRTSARRRLAGDAAPEKDFLKTEKGRELQSVQPSEAPKELVIPLIQNGHLRQPPTQAPGPSTHTEVLVDGMLSQAVKELIEESTKSLEERENAGVDPTLAIPMIQKGCTPNGEGADSEPQAETVPEEADYEAVPVEAYGLAMLRGMGWKPGEGIGRTFNQVVKPRVNSLRPRGLGLGANLTEVQALAPTGPHHLLRPDEEPEKDKEDQPQGLAPGGAVAVLSGPHRGLYGKVEGLDPDNARAMVRLAVGSRMVTVSEYCLRPVSQQEFDKNSLDPSQVSKTSPRQQNGTTSSWKALQHQDLHVRQEDSARKRKHHPDRQDAPAAKSEKAAPRSQHWLHRDLRVRFVDKLHKGGQYYNTKMTIEDVLSPDTCVCRTDEGQVLEGGPPAGPGQRAEPGSCAAAERESGGGASL, encoded by the exons atggCGGACGCCAAAGATGGTGTTTTGCGGCCTGCGGGAGCCTTCAGTGCCCCAATTTCATTCAGCTTCAATCGCACGTCCGCCCGGAGACGGCTGGCGGGAGACGCGGCTCCGGAGAAGGATTTCTTGAAGACCGAGAAAGGGAGGGAGCTGCAGAG TGTGCAGCCCTCAGAAGCCCCCAAGGAACTTGTCATCCCGTTGATCCAGAATGGCCATCTCAGGCAGCCACCGACCCAGGCCCCTGGGCCATCCACACATACGGAGGTCTTGGTGGATGGGATGCTGTCCCAGGCTGTGAAGGAGCTCATTGAGG AATCCACGAAGTctctggaggagagagagaatgcagGTGTCGACCCCACGCTCGCTATCCCCATGATCCAGAAAGGATGCACCCCCAACGGGGAAGGGGCAGACAGCGAACCCCAGGCTGAGACA GTGCCGGAGGAGGCTGATTATGAGGCAGTCCCTGTAGAGGCCTATGGGCTGGCCATGCTGCGGGGCATGGGCTGGAAACCTGGCGAGGGCATCGGCCGTACCTTCAATCA AGTGGTGAAGCCCCGTGTCAACTCACTGAGGCCCAGGGGGTTAGGGCTGGGCGCCAACCTGACTGAGGTCCAGGCCCTGGCCCCCACCGGCCCCCACCACCTGCTGAGGCCAGATGAGGAGCCAGAGAAGGATAAGGAAGACCAGCCTCAGGGACTGGCGCCTGGAGGAGCTGTGGCGGTCCTTTCTGGCCCTCACCGAGGCCTCTATGGGAAG GTGGAAGGCCTCGATCCTGACAATGCTCGGGCCATGGTCCGTCTGGCTGTGGGGAGCCGCATGGTGACAGTTAGTGAGTACTGCCTGCGGCCTGTCTCCCAGCAGGAGTTTGACAAGAACTCCTTGGATCCGA GCCAGGTGAGCAAAACTTCCCCAAGGCAACAGAACGGAACAACCTCGTCATGGAAGGCCCTTCAGCATCAGGACCTCCACGTCCGGCAGGAGGACTCAGCGAGGAAGCGGAAACACCATCCAGACCG ACAGGATGCGCCTGCAGCCAAGAGTGAGAAAGCAGCTCCCAGGAGTCAGCACTGGCTGCACAGGGACCTGCGTGTGCGGTTTGTGGACAAGCTGCACAAGGGTGGCCAGTATTACAACACCAAG ATGACAATCGAAGATGTCCTGAGCCCAGATACCTGTGTGTGTCGGACAGATGAAGGCCAGGTCCTGGAAG GTGGGCCGCCTGCTGGACCGGGACAGAGAGCAGAGCCGGGCTCTTGTGCAGCTGCAGAGAGAGAGTCGGGTGGTGGAGCTTCACTATGA